The Impatiens glandulifera chromosome 8, dImpGla2.1, whole genome shotgun sequence genome includes a window with the following:
- the LOC124911785 gene encoding 40S ribosomal protein S11, whose product MAEQTEKAFLKQPKVFLCSKKTGKGNRPGKGGNRYWKSVGLGFKTPREASEGTYIDKKCPFTGTVSIRGRILAGTCHSAKMTRTIIVRRNYLHYVKKYQRYEKRHSNIPAHISPCFRIKEGDHVTIGQCRPISKTVRFNVLKVIPAGSSGISGGKKAFTAI is encoded by the exons ATGGCGGAACAG ACTGAGAAGGCTTTCCTGAAGCAACCCAAAGTCTTTCTATG CTCGAAGAAAACAGGGAAAGGAAATAGACCAGGAAAGGGTGGAAATCGCTACTGGAAGAGCGTTGGCCTAGGGTTTAAAACCCCCAGAGAAGCCTCCGAAG GAACATATATTGATAAGAAATGTCCCTTCACTGGAACTGTTTCAATCCGTGGGCGTATTCTGGCTGGAACATGTCACAGTGCTAAGATGACAAGAACCATAATTGTTCGTCGAAACTATCTTCACTATGTGAAGAAATACCAAAG GTATGAGAAGAGGCATTCGAATATTCCTGCCCATATATCCCCATGTTTCCGTATTAAGGAAGGAGATCATGTTACCATTGGCCAGTGCAG GCCTATTTCAAAGACAGTTAGGTTTAATGTGTTGAAAGTTATTCCTGCTGGGTCATCTGGAATCAGTGGTGGCAAGAAGGCTTTTACAGCTATTTGA
- the LOC124912394 gene encoding MATH and LRR domain-containing protein PFE0570w-like, protein MCNLYSIACLQDLLYAKCISEDEYHSFKKPLLQRIAVQGAQIETGNVESSDGEWSIIDLKDESCLLNSNKSNSNSNPKSAASLFGFKSKDAVSKNELGLSKENPFWNIDISEKESKNGSILMAQSSPPPEKMSERQKGKQKSFKTMFQKWKMSDSEDETAPLPLSEKSDSPAFSHTNKLGPLFVGPDTKQIKMKLHSNGSSSDFFVDKVLGDNVKKELRRIQAELSATNANLHFSNDQLEAISTQLPVDKTDLKKFFPKSWCDQYGEVVLDVVKKEFKNHVSEMGNLQNSGNTNIEKKKKKEKDNNGGFKKWTTFEGNEENSHPNIAAAAPSYNNNRKLDKRCFFKNSNNNNNPFLQDYDDHHEEKESHLHDHNPFWTPPPRSHGSSMIN, encoded by the exons ATGTGTAATCTTTATTCAATTGCTTGTTTACAGGATCTTCTTTATGCCAAATGCATAAGTGAGGATGAGTATCACTCTTTCAAGAAGCCATTGTTGCAGAGGATTGCAGTTCAGGGAGCACAGATCGAGACAGGAAACGTAGAGAGTTCGGATGGAGAATGGTCCATTATTGATTTGAAAGATGAGAGTTGTCTTTTGAATTCGaacaaatcaaattcaaattcaaatcccAAGTCAGCTGCTTCTTTGTTTGGGTTCAAATCTAAGGATGCAGTTTCCAAAAACGAATTGGGTCTTTCAAAAGAAAACCCTTTTTGGAACATAGACATTAGTGAGAAAGAAAGTAAGAATGGATCAATTCTCATGGCCCAAAGCTCGCCGCCGCCGGAGAAGATGAGTGAAAGGCAGAAGGGAAAGCAGAAATCTTTTAAGACTATGTTTCAGAAATGGAAGATGAGTGATTCAGAAGATGAAACAGCCCCACTCCCGTTAAGTGAGAAATCAGACAGTCCAGCATTTTCTCATACAAACAAGCTTGGTCCTCTTTTTGTAGGACCGGACACGAAGCAAATCAAAATGAAACTGCATTCCAATGGCTCATCGTCTGACTTCTTTGTTGATAAG GTTCTAGGAGACAATGTGAAGAAGGAACTTAGAAGAATCCAAGCAGAACTCAGTGCTACAAATGCCAATCTCCATTTCTC AAATGATCAACTAGAGGCTATCTCCACGCAACTTCCAGTTGACAAGACCGATCTGAAGAAATTCTTTCCTAA GTCTTGGTGTGATCAATATGGGGAAGTGGTGCTGGATGTAGTGAAGAAGGAATTCAAGAATCATGTTAGCGAAATGGGTAATCTGCAAAACAGTGGCAACACCAAcatagagaagaagaagaagaaggagaaggataACAATGGCGGATTCAAGAAATGGACAACTTTTGAAGGGAATGAAGAAAACAGTCACCCGAATATTGCTGCTGCTGCTccaagttataataataacagaAAATTAGATAAAAGATGTTTCTTCAAGAACagtaacaacaacaacaatccaTTCTTACAAGATTATGATGATCAtcatgaagaaaaagaaagtcaTCTCCATGATCATAATCCTTTCTGGACTCCTCCTCCAAGATCTCATGGTTCTTCCATGATcaattag
- the LOC124911664 gene encoding protein RGF1 INDUCIBLE TRANSCRIPTION FACTOR 1-like, translated as MDGNMGKEIFRMNGIQRPAWLEALIHLEKFFVPCSNHEFAKKNEKNVLCLDCCTSLCPHCIPLHRVHRLLQVRRYVYHDVVRMEDLEKLVDCSNVQAYTINSSKVMFIKKRPQNRQFKGSGNYCTSCDRSLQEPFIHCSLGCKVEFILKHYKDLTPYLRPCKTLQLGPDFFVPQDHIGEYYNDETGRSTIVDSDQEAMSWSTTTSSESENTSMVCPEFPRKKRSGLYNVCGRLTRKMNSSENHHVHNQDMMMSTNISGRRKGIPHRSPLC; from the exons ATGGATGGTAACATGGGTAAAGAAATTTTCCGTATGAAT GGAATTCAAAGACCAGCTTGGTTGGAAGCCCTAATTCACTTGGAGAAATTCTTCGTGCCATGTTCGAATCACGAGTTTGCGAAGAAGAACGAGAAAAACGTGTTGTGTTTAGATTGTTGTACGAGTTTATGCCCTCATTGTATCCCTTTACATCGTGTACATCGACTTCTTCAAGTTCGTCGATACGTATATCATGATGTCGTTAGAATGGAAGATCTCGAGAAACTTGTGGATTGTTCCAACGTTCag GCTTATACAATTAACAGTTCCAAAGTGATGTTCATCAAGAAGAGACCTCAGAATAGACAATTCAAAGGCTCTGGTAATTATTGCACTTCTTGTGATAGAAGCCTTCAAGAACCTTTTATCCATTGCTCACTTGGATGCAag GTGGAATTTATTCTAAAGCACTATAAGGATCTAACTCCATACCTAAGACCATGCAAAACACTTCAACTAGGTCCCGATTTCTTCGTTCCACAAGATCATATTGGAGAATATTATAACGATGAGACAGGTCGATCGACGATTGTGGACAGTGATCAGGAAGCGATGAGTTGGTCCACAACAACATCATCGGAGTCTGAAAACACGAGCATGGTCTGTCCGGAGTTTCCGAGGAAGAAAAGGAGCGGTTTGTACAACGTTTGTGGGAGGTTGACAAGGAAAATGAACTCGTCTGAGAATCATCATGTTCATAATCAAGACATGATGATGTCTACAAACATAAGTGGGAGAAGGAAAGGAATCCCTCATAGATCACCTTTGTGTTAA